One genomic window of Actinoplanes lobatus includes the following:
- a CDS encoding VWA domain-containing protein: MSGEDEVTRERLRRWRLVLGGQADEALGRAEGRDGAMDAAMAALYDAGEGGADGRPARRSAGLGGSAPKVARWLGDIREYFPATVVQVMQADAIERLDLTRLLLEPEMLAAVEPDIHLVGTLLSLNRVMPDATREAARQVVRTVVEELERRIAQQTRAAVTGALNRAARISRPRHADIDWDRTIRANLRHYLADHRTVIPERLVGYGRRGTAVQRDVVLCVDQSGSMAASVVFSGVFAAVLASLRSLRTSLVVFDTAVVDLTDQLADPVEVLFGTQLGGGTDINRAITYSQQLITRPRDSVFVLISDLYEGGVREEMLRRVAEMTAAGVQVVVLLALSDEGAPAYDHENAAALAALGVPAFACTPDVFPDLMAAAIERRDLRAFAERATAAGG, translated from the coding sequence GTGAGCGGCGAGGACGAGGTGACGCGGGAGCGGTTGCGGCGGTGGCGGCTGGTGCTCGGCGGCCAGGCCGACGAGGCGCTCGGCAGGGCGGAGGGCCGGGACGGGGCGATGGACGCCGCGATGGCCGCGCTCTACGACGCCGGGGAGGGCGGAGCAGACGGCAGACCGGCACGACGGTCGGCCGGGCTGGGCGGGTCCGCGCCGAAGGTGGCCCGCTGGCTGGGCGACATCCGGGAGTATTTTCCGGCCACCGTGGTCCAGGTGATGCAGGCCGACGCCATCGAGCGGCTCGACCTCACCCGGCTGCTGCTCGAACCGGAGATGCTGGCCGCCGTCGAGCCCGACATCCACCTGGTCGGCACGCTGCTCTCGCTGAACCGGGTGATGCCGGACGCCACCCGCGAGGCGGCCCGCCAGGTGGTCCGGACCGTGGTGGAGGAGCTGGAGCGGCGGATCGCGCAGCAGACCCGGGCCGCGGTGACCGGCGCGCTGAACCGGGCGGCCCGGATCAGCCGGCCCCGGCACGCCGACATCGACTGGGACCGGACCATCCGCGCGAACCTCAGGCACTACCTGGCCGACCACCGGACGGTGATCCCGGAGCGGCTGGTCGGCTACGGGCGGCGGGGCACGGCGGTGCAGCGGGACGTGGTGCTCTGCGTGGACCAGTCCGGCTCGATGGCGGCCTCGGTGGTGTTCTCCGGGGTGTTCGCCGCTGTGCTCGCCTCGCTGCGCTCCCTGCGTACGTCGCTGGTGGTCTTCGACACCGCCGTGGTCGATCTGACCGATCAGCTGGCCGATCCGGTCGAGGTGCTGTTCGGCACGCAGCTCGGTGGCGGCACCGACATCAACCGGGCGATCACCTACTCGCAGCAGCTGATCACCCGGCCACGGGACAGCGTCTTCGTGCTGATCAGCGATCTGTACGAGGGCGGTGTCCGGGAGGAGATGCTGCGCCGGGTGGCCGAGATGACCGCGGCCGGGGTGCAGGTGGTGGTGCTGCTGGCGCTGTCCGACGAGGGGGCGCCGGCCTACGACCACGAGAACGCGGCGGCCCTGGCGGCTCTCGGGGTTCCGGCGTTCGCGTGCACGCCGGACGTCTTCCCGGATCTGATGGCCGCCGCGATCGAGCGCCGTGACCTGCGCGCGTTCGCCGAGCGCGCCACCGCGGCGGGAGGTTGA
- a CDS encoding ATP-binding protein, which translates to MTALRPHAEDQYAEELALLAAADDRPRPPGWRMSPHAVVTYLLGDGAKITPKYVGPRRLMEVAVSTLATDRALLLLGVPGTAKTWVSEHLAAAVSGDSTLLVQGTAGTPEEAIRYGWNYARLLAEGPTDAALVPSPIMRAMRGGSIARLEELTRVPSDVQDALITILSEKTLPVPELNTEVQAQRGFNLIATANDRDRGVNELSSALRRRFNTVVLPVPASADDEVEIVARRVAQLGRALELPEVPAALEEIRRVVTVFRELRSGMTEDGRTRLKSPTGTLSTAEAISVITNGMALAAHFGDGTLHPGDVAAGIVGAVVKDPVSDGVVWREYLETVVRERSGWLDFYRAARDA; encoded by the coding sequence GTGACCGCTCTGCGACCGCACGCCGAGGACCAGTACGCCGAAGAGCTGGCCCTGCTCGCCGCCGCCGACGACCGGCCCCGGCCGCCGGGCTGGCGGATGTCGCCACATGCCGTGGTCACCTACCTGCTCGGCGACGGCGCGAAGATCACCCCGAAGTACGTGGGGCCGCGCCGCCTCATGGAGGTGGCCGTCTCCACCCTGGCCACCGACCGGGCACTGCTGCTGCTCGGCGTCCCCGGCACCGCCAAGACCTGGGTCTCCGAACATCTGGCGGCAGCCGTCTCCGGCGACTCCACACTGCTCGTCCAGGGCACCGCGGGCACCCCCGAGGAGGCGATCCGGTACGGGTGGAACTACGCCCGCCTGCTCGCCGAGGGCCCCACCGACGCCGCCCTGGTGCCGAGCCCGATCATGCGGGCCATGCGCGGCGGGTCGATCGCCCGGCTGGAGGAGCTGACCCGGGTCCCGTCCGACGTGCAGGACGCGCTGATCACCATCCTGTCCGAGAAGACGCTGCCGGTTCCCGAGCTGAACACCGAGGTCCAGGCGCAGCGTGGGTTCAATCTGATCGCTACGGCCAACGACCGGGACCGTGGGGTCAACGAGCTGTCCAGCGCGCTGCGCCGCCGGTTCAACACGGTGGTGCTGCCGGTTCCGGCGAGCGCCGACGACGAGGTGGAGATCGTGGCGCGGCGGGTGGCCCAGCTGGGCCGGGCCCTGGAGCTGCCCGAGGTGCCGGCCGCCCTGGAGGAGATCCGCCGGGTGGTGACGGTCTTCCGGGAGCTGCGGTCCGGGATGACCGAGGACGGGCGTACCAGATTGAAGTCGCCCACCGGGACCCTGTCGACGGCCGAGGCCATCTCGGTGATCACCAACGGGATGGCGCTGGCCGCCCACTTCGGTGACGGCACGCTGCATCCCGGCGATGTGGCGGCGGGCATCGTCGGCGCCGTGGTGAAGGACCCGGTCTCGGACGGGGTCGTCTGGCGGGAGTATCTGGAGACGGTCGTCCGGGAGCGGTCCGGGTGGCTCGACTTCTACCGGGCCGCCCGCGATGCCTGA
- a CDS encoding SWIM zinc finger family protein, with translation MPVEQRWSTAQVEALAPDPASLRNARGVTGQFATTGLLGDVLWGVCRGYQVAADLSGPAFKCSCPSRKIPCKHVLGLLLHWSSSGAGAAEAPEFVTRWVAARAARTSRSPAAAPDPVAAAKRAQGRADRVAGGMTELRRWLDDQVEQGLAAAGRSGPAAFEAMAARLVDAQAPGAAGAVRRLGTIAGIGPQWADRLLGELALLRLLVSGHAHLDTLDPGLAATVRSRIGFPTATEEVLAGPRVTDRWQVLGQVEVDDGALTSRRTWLHGSGSDRFALVLSFAAPGQPLPADLVPGTAFRGDLCFHPGSVPLRALVAERASAAEPFGSPDGAGPVRAALSRWSALLAAEPWRSDAPVLLSGVRPSGAHLVDAAGDALPLAPGHREPWWLLAAAGAAPATVAAEWSPAGLRPLAAWVDGAFVPAAPPIPDPSASRAPELPPELLTAALVGTGRRPWSGHAVQVGPLNADLGPPAPETGPAAALLEAAAVALTCRRAGVAPESGRVPMPAAPAETVAPLPTAASARLARILGGGAPGGGHYEQELLAQWLAAAAARGGIVPPAILPALLEAGRRSISVRADLAKVAGRRGAWLAGQRADWRWLLSEAPAALAGNAVAADGVAAWLGQLAGEWATAGSAERLGHLAALRRIDPDQARALVESTWAEESSENRARFLGAFGPGLSPRDEPLLERALDDRRKEVREAALELLRNLPGAALGRRMAERAHAAVRFDGAGRLSVEPPTELDRDLRRDGVGAAPVRGVGAGAWLLEEVVAGTPLDTWTALDPQGWLDAARGHDWAAPLLHGWAKAAVVRRDPRWATALLGADAGRLREAVRWDLHLVLPPDRLARLAADALRAEDGTAQRLLALHPGPWPDGLSVAVLETVEHRARVDRHTWQLGELCRAAGLAMPPEYADLTGRLATLLDQAVDPARVRPVAELARTLTFRLEMFQELS, from the coding sequence GTGCCCGTTGAACAACGATGGTCCACCGCTCAGGTCGAGGCGCTCGCGCCCGACCCCGCCTCGCTGCGCAACGCACGCGGTGTCACCGGCCAGTTCGCCACCACCGGGCTGCTCGGCGACGTCCTTTGGGGAGTGTGCCGGGGCTACCAGGTGGCGGCCGACCTGTCCGGGCCGGCGTTCAAGTGCTCCTGCCCCAGCCGCAAGATCCCCTGCAAGCACGTGCTGGGGCTGCTGCTGCACTGGTCGTCGTCCGGGGCCGGCGCCGCTGAGGCTCCCGAGTTCGTCACCCGGTGGGTGGCGGCGCGGGCCGCGCGGACGTCACGGTCCCCCGCCGCGGCGCCCGATCCGGTCGCCGCCGCGAAACGGGCGCAGGGCCGCGCCGACCGGGTCGCCGGCGGCATGACCGAGCTGCGCCGATGGCTCGACGACCAGGTCGAGCAGGGTCTGGCCGCGGCCGGGCGGTCCGGGCCGGCGGCGTTCGAGGCGATGGCCGCCCGCCTGGTCGACGCGCAGGCGCCCGGCGCGGCCGGGGCGGTGCGCCGGCTCGGCACCATCGCCGGGATCGGGCCGCAGTGGGCCGACCGGCTGCTCGGCGAGCTGGCGCTGCTGCGCCTGCTGGTCTCCGGGCACGCCCACCTCGACACCCTCGACCCGGGGCTCGCGGCCACCGTCCGCTCCCGGATCGGGTTCCCGACGGCGACCGAGGAGGTGCTGGCCGGGCCCCGGGTCACCGACCGCTGGCAGGTCCTCGGCCAGGTCGAGGTCGACGACGGCGCGCTGACCAGCCGGCGGACGTGGCTGCACGGTTCCGGCAGCGACCGGTTCGCGCTGGTGCTGTCGTTCGCGGCGCCCGGCCAGCCGCTGCCGGCCGACCTCGTCCCGGGCACCGCGTTCCGCGGCGACCTCTGCTTCCATCCGGGCTCCGTGCCACTGCGCGCGCTCGTGGCCGAGCGCGCCTCCGCGGCCGAGCCGTTCGGCTCACCGGACGGCGCCGGCCCGGTCCGGGCGGCTCTGTCCCGCTGGTCGGCGCTCCTGGCCGCGGAGCCCTGGCGGTCCGACGCACCCGTGCTCCTGTCCGGCGTGCGCCCGTCCGGCGCCCACCTGGTCGACGCCGCGGGCGACGCGTTGCCGCTGGCCCCGGGCCATCGCGAGCCGTGGTGGCTGCTCGCCGCCGCGGGCGCCGCCCCGGCCACGGTGGCCGCCGAGTGGTCCCCGGCCGGATTACGCCCCCTGGCCGCGTGGGTCGACGGCGCTTTCGTGCCCGCCGCCCCGCCGATCCCGGACCCGTCCGCCTCGCGTGCTCCGGAGCTGCCTCCGGAGCTGCTGACGGCCGCCCTGGTCGGCACCGGCCGCCGCCCGTGGTCCGGCCACGCCGTCCAGGTCGGGCCGCTGAACGCCGACCTCGGCCCGCCGGCCCCGGAGACGGGTCCGGCGGCCGCGCTGCTGGAGGCGGCGGCCGTGGCGCTGACCTGCCGGCGGGCCGGGGTCGCGCCGGAGAGCGGGCGGGTGCCGATGCCGGCCGCGCCGGCGGAGACGGTCGCGCCGCTGCCGACGGCGGCGTCGGCGCGGCTGGCCCGGATCCTCGGTGGCGGCGCGCCCGGCGGTGGGCACTACGAGCAGGAGCTGCTCGCCCAGTGGCTGGCGGCGGCCGCCGCGCGCGGCGGGATCGTGCCGCCCGCGATCCTTCCGGCGCTGCTGGAGGCCGGGCGGCGGAGCATCTCGGTCCGGGCCGACCTGGCGAAGGTCGCCGGGCGGCGGGGCGCCTGGCTGGCCGGGCAGCGCGCCGACTGGCGCTGGCTGCTCAGCGAGGCCCCGGCAGCCCTGGCCGGAAACGCGGTGGCCGCGGACGGGGTGGCCGCGTGGCTCGGGCAGCTGGCCGGGGAGTGGGCCACCGCGGGTTCGGCCGAGCGGCTCGGTCACCTGGCCGCGCTTCGGCGTATCGACCCGGATCAGGCCCGTGCGCTGGTGGAGAGCACCTGGGCGGAGGAGTCCTCGGAGAACCGGGCACGATTCCTCGGCGCGTTCGGGCCGGGCCTGTCGCCGCGGGACGAGCCGCTCCTGGAGCGGGCGCTCGACGACCGGCGCAAGGAGGTCCGGGAGGCCGCCCTCGAGTTGCTGCGCAATCTGCCCGGAGCGGCGCTGGGCCGGCGGATGGCCGAGCGGGCGCACGCCGCGGTCCGGTTCGACGGCGCCGGCCGGCTGAGCGTCGAACCGCCCACCGAACTGGACCGGGACCTGCGCCGGGACGGGGTCGGCGCGGCCCCGGTCCGCGGCGTCGGCGCCGGGGCCTGGCTGCTCGAGGAGGTGGTGGCCGGCACCCCGCTGGACACCTGGACCGCCCTCGACCCGCAGGGCTGGCTCGACGCGGCCCGCGGCCACGACTGGGCGGCGCCACTGCTGCACGGCTGGGCCAAGGCGGCGGTCGTGCGGCGCGACCCGCGGTGGGCCACCGCGCTGCTCGGCGCCGACGCCGGCCGCCTGCGCGAGGCCGTCCGCTGGGATCTGCACCTGGTCCTGCCGCCGGACCGGCTGGCCCGGCTCGCCGCCGACGCCCTGCGCGCCGAGGACGGCACCGCCCAACGGCTGCTGGCGCTGCATCCCGGGCCGTGGCCGGACGGGCTGTCGGTCGCCGTCCTGGAGACGGTGGAACACCGTGCCCGCGTCGACCGGCACACCTGGCAGCTGGGCGAGCTGTGCCGGGCGGCCGGCCTGGCGATGCCCCCGGAGTACGCCGACCTCACCGGCCGTCTGGCCACCCTGCTGGACCAGGCCGTCGATCCGGCCCGGGTGCGCCCGGTGGCCGAGCTGGCCCGCACCCTCACCTTCCGACTCGAGATGTTCCAGGAGCTTTCGTGA
- a CDS encoding DUF5682 family protein, with translation MPERIYGIRHHGPGSARAVVRELSANPPEVLLIEGPPEADDLVRWVADDGLEPPVALLGYAVDDPGKAAFWPFAVFSPEWQAIRWAVGHGVRVRFLDLPFAFRIAPETESRPDEDEPPRPVDPIGELAAAAGYDDPERWWEDVVEHRGVPVFEAIAEAMTAIRETVPENPDDLLREAYMRSVLREERRAHEDVAVVCGAWHVPALLRKVPVKEDTALLKGRRRGKVAFTWVPWTYGRLASWSGYGAGVRSPGWYHHLFTTGDDVVPRWLVDAAGVLRAEGVPTSSAHVIEAARLAEALATLRGRPLAGLAEVTEAAEAVMCDGEPLRTELISRRLVVGERLGAVPDEMPAVPLVRDLTARQRSLRLKPEAGDRNLDLDLRQDNDLRRSRLLHRLRILDVPWGERTAARRGTGTFREEWRLSWQPEFAVRLVEGGMWGTTVVAAATARVTARAGAAGTLAEVTELVETCLLADLAEAYPAVLAALDRRAALDADVHHLMAAIPALARTLRYGDVRRSDVAGLATVTASLLARVCAALPSAAGSLSDEAARRLRDGMDGVHQAVGLLADESQRERWLATVGALAVRPGLHGLPAGRLTRLLLDAGRLDGAEVRRRLRLPLTVGTPPAHAAAWVEGFLSGGGLLLVHDEALLALVDDWLADIPADTFEAVLPLLRRTFGAFEAGERRAIGERVAGGRSGSADATAEIDPARAAEPLPVLSALLGRTLTTVRGQA, from the coding sequence ATGCCTGAGCGGATCTACGGGATCCGGCACCATGGCCCGGGGTCGGCTCGCGCGGTGGTGCGGGAGTTGTCGGCGAACCCGCCGGAGGTGCTGCTGATCGAGGGGCCGCCGGAGGCCGACGACCTGGTCCGGTGGGTGGCCGACGACGGTCTGGAACCGCCGGTCGCCCTGCTGGGGTATGCGGTGGACGATCCCGGGAAGGCCGCGTTCTGGCCGTTCGCCGTCTTCTCGCCGGAGTGGCAGGCCATCCGGTGGGCGGTCGGGCACGGCGTCCGGGTGCGTTTCCTCGATCTTCCGTTCGCGTTCCGCATCGCCCCGGAAACCGAAAGCCGGCCGGATGAGGATGAGCCGCCCCGGCCGGTGGATCCGATCGGGGAGCTGGCCGCCGCGGCCGGGTACGACGATCCGGAACGCTGGTGGGAGGACGTCGTCGAGCATCGGGGTGTGCCGGTCTTCGAGGCGATCGCGGAGGCGATGACGGCGATCCGGGAGACCGTTCCGGAGAATCCGGACGATCTGCTGCGTGAGGCGTACATGCGGTCGGTGCTGCGGGAGGAGCGGCGCGCTCACGAGGACGTCGCCGTCGTGTGCGGGGCGTGGCACGTGCCGGCGCTGCTCCGGAAGGTGCCGGTCAAGGAGGACACCGCGCTGCTCAAGGGGCGGCGCAGGGGCAAGGTGGCGTTCACCTGGGTGCCGTGGACGTACGGGCGGCTCGCGTCGTGGTCGGGTTACGGGGCCGGGGTGCGGTCGCCGGGGTGGTACCACCACCTGTTCACCACGGGCGACGACGTGGTGCCCCGGTGGCTGGTGGACGCGGCGGGGGTGTTGCGCGCGGAGGGCGTACCCACGTCGTCGGCGCACGTGATCGAGGCCGCCCGCCTGGCCGAGGCCCTCGCCACGCTGCGCGGACGGCCGCTGGCCGGGCTGGCCGAGGTGACCGAGGCCGCGGAGGCGGTGATGTGCGACGGCGAGCCGCTGCGCACCGAGCTGATCTCCCGTCGGCTGGTGGTCGGCGAGCGGCTGGGCGCGGTGCCCGACGAGATGCCGGCTGTGCCGCTGGTCCGGGATCTGACCGCGCGGCAGCGCTCGCTGCGGCTGAAACCGGAAGCCGGCGACCGGAATCTCGACCTCGACCTGCGGCAGGACAACGACCTGCGGCGGAGCCGGCTGCTGCACCGGCTGCGGATCCTCGACGTGCCGTGGGGCGAGCGGACGGCCGCCCGGCGCGGCACCGGGACCTTCCGGGAGGAGTGGCGGCTGAGCTGGCAGCCCGAGTTCGCGGTCCGGCTGGTCGAGGGCGGCATGTGGGGCACGACGGTGGTGGCGGCGGCGACCGCCCGGGTGACCGCGCGAGCCGGTGCGGCGGGCACCCTGGCCGAGGTCACCGAGCTGGTGGAGACGTGTCTGCTGGCGGATCTCGCGGAGGCGTACCCGGCGGTGCTCGCGGCGCTGGACCGGCGCGCCGCGCTGGACGCCGACGTGCATCACCTGATGGCGGCGATTCCGGCGCTGGCGCGCACGCTGAGGTACGGCGACGTGCGCCGGAGCGACGTGGCCGGCCTGGCCACGGTGACCGCCAGCCTGCTCGCCCGGGTGTGCGCGGCGCTGCCGTCGGCGGCCGGGTCGCTCTCCGACGAGGCGGCCCGGCGGCTGCGGGACGGCATGGACGGCGTGCACCAGGCCGTCGGTCTGCTCGCCGACGAGTCGCAGCGGGAGCGGTGGCTGGCGACCGTCGGGGCGCTCGCGGTCCGGCCGGGGCTGCACGGTCTGCCGGCCGGGCGGCTGACCCGTCTGCTGCTGGACGCCGGGCGGCTGGACGGCGCGGAGGTGCGCCGCCGGCTGCGGCTGCCGCTGACCGTGGGCACGCCACCGGCGCACGCGGCGGCCTGGGTGGAGGGTTTCCTGTCCGGTGGCGGGTTGCTGCTGGTCCACGACGAGGCGCTGCTCGCCCTGGTGGACGACTGGCTGGCGGACATTCCGGCGGACACCTTCGAGGCGGTGCTGCCGCTGTTGCGGCGGACGTTCGGCGCGTTCGAGGCGGGTGAGCGGCGGGCCATCGGCGAGCGGGTGGCGGGCGGGCGTTCCGGTTCCGCCGACGCGACCGCCGAGATCGACCCGGCCCGCGCCGCGGAGCCGCTGCCGGTGCTCAGCGCCCTGCTGGGCCGCACACTCACCACGGTCCGGGGGCAGGCGTGA